The sequence below is a genomic window from Gossypium hirsutum isolate 1008001.06 chromosome A11, Gossypium_hirsutum_v2.1, whole genome shotgun sequence.
TGAATCAGTGGAGATATGTCTAGTGAGCCCTCCAATGGACGGGACAGGGAAGAGATTGTGGAAAAAGGTGAAGTATCAACTGGTAGAGTACCACTCATTGCCTGGATTTTTGAGAGACAATGAGTATATTTTGGGCCATTATAGGTCAGAATGGCCAATGAAGCAGATTTTGCTTAGCATCTTCAGAATTCACAATGAGACATTGAACGTTTGGACGTAATCTTTCTTTGCTTCTTCTAATTTTACTGCCAAAATGCTAGCTAGCTCAGTCTCTACCTTATCAATGGCCTGTATGGTTGATATCTCACAATCACCACATCACCAGTCAccttttttatgattatttcCTTCTGAATATTGGATCATATAACTTATGGATAAACTTGTTAATGTTATGAAGATAGCTTGTATCATTGTTGGGTTTTCACTTCTACTTTAGATCGTTGATCTTTGGGAATGTGCACATATGTCTTACATCTAAAGTCTAGCTAGTAAACATAGAAACATCTTTGTCTGGCCATGTTTTCTATGGAACATCAAACTGTAAAGTAATGCATTGTGAGCATTACGCGAACTGTATCTAGAGCCTCCCCCTGAAAAAGATCCGGCAGGCTTCCATGTGACACAAACATCTCCCTCAACTACAGCTTTAAACTGTTTGAACACTTGTAGCACTTGATCCTTTGTCTTTAATGTATAAACCCAAATCTTCCATGCACAATCATCGATGAAATTGACAAAATACGAGCCACCAATACACGTTAGAATGTACCAAGACAATTACATTTGCCTTTCTTAGAGAGTGGCTCTTGAAAATCGTGATGGGCGGATTAATTGTGTTTTGACCTTTCTGTTTAGAATTGAAAAGAGAAGAATTAGAGATTTAGGGAAGAGATGTAAACATGTGTTGATTTGTGAAGTGATTTTCTTGCTGTTATCAATTGAAGTAtactcttttctttgttttagtatGATAGTCTTTGAATTTTCTTGTTTTTAAGGTGATTGTGGCTTTACAATATCATGGATTAATATGTTGTCACTTGTACTGTGACATGTTGTGTATGACTATTACCTTTTACAGGCATTTGATTGGGTTCTTCATTTTCCTTTCCCTTACCATATACACTGCAATGAAGGTTCCAAAGGTTGTCGATCTTCATGCTCTGCAGCAAATTACCGATGTATTGAGAAAGGCTGATTTACACAAATTGCAAGCAGAAATCCTGACATGCTTACCTTCCTTACCTAATATACCTGATCTACACAAACTTCCAGAGGAGTTAAAGACGAGTATTCCTCTAATGGATTTGATTCCTTCACTCTCAAGTTGGCATGTTATGGAACATCTATATAGTTGTTTACCTGAGCTTTCCTCTGCTGGAAATCATATTGATCCTCATGTTCTGGTATGCTTCATATCCTTAATAAGTTATCTATGTTTATGTTCTGGTATGCTTCATATCCTTAATAAGTTATCTCATAAATCTTAATAGTTTGCCTAATTTCAGAAGTAACGATGGCTGGCTGCCTTCTAATCACTAGCTTTTCTCTGCCTTCTAATCACTTGATGGATTTGTGGGTTTTTATTGATATTATATAGTTTCTTTGTAAAAAGAAtagtttttttagttattttttcggttaacttgtgacaccagctcattcagggattttaaattttagtatagATTAACTCATCTTGGGAGGTTCAGGAACCTAATACTTTTCCTTTCGTTCTAAATTGCAGGAGAGTGTTAAAGAGCCGATAACACGGTGGCCTTTTTTTGCCTTCTTGGGTGGTGCAATGTTTTGCTTGCTAGCTAGCAGCACATGCCACCTTTTATCATGCCACTCTGAACGCCTATCGTATATCATGCTCAGGCTAGACTATGCTGGGATTGCGGCTCTTATAGCAACTTCCTTCTATCCTCCTGTGTATTACTCCTTCATGTGTGATCCGTTCTTCTGCAATCTCTATTTGGGATCTATAACCATCTTGGGAATTGCAACAATCTTGTTTTCCTTATTGCCAGTATTTGAGAAGCCTGAGTTTCGCAGCACTCGAGCATCCCTCTTCTTTGGCATGGGCATGTCCGGGGTAGCGCCCATTATTCACAAACTTATCTTGTTCTGGCACCAGCCGGAGGCACTTTACACAACCTTGTACGAGATTCTGATGGGGCTTTTGTATGGCATGGGAGCTTTGGTGTATGCCTTGAGGATTCCGGAGCGGTGGATGCCTGGAAAATTCGACATTGCTGGGCACAGCCACCAACTTTTTCACATCTTGGTTGTTGCCGGTGCCATCACTCATTATAAGGCCGGACTGGTTTACCTCAAATGGCGAGATCTAAATGGTTGTTAAAATAATCGATATTAGGCAAAACAATGGAATGGATGGATGGCAAAGGGTATTATAATCCATTTGTAGCTATGTAGTTAAAATGCATTTAATGCGGTTGGAATATATTATAATCCATTTGTAGCTACGTATATCCTTCATAAATCAGTTATCTCAAAGTCATGAACCGTACGTGCAGTTTCAACATTATTATACTATCTTGTAAAACCCTGTTCAACTTTCTTACTCCGGAATATATTATCTTGTATGAAGAGCTTTTCAGAATGACATCTGGATTGATTCATGTTCTGGGTGTTCTGGGTTCATAATTCGAATTTCTTGATTTATTGTAGAGATCTCCTTTTAGCataatcttttatttaattaaaacccaaGAATATATAGTATTTTATCTTTGATTTAAACCTTAGTTGTAATTATCTCAATATTAGCACTtctgttttattttaatccaaaaattaaatactatattatgtatatatggaaaccaaaatgttaatttcattttaaaatgtaaaaaaattctatattatttataaattaaattagtttttgaGTAAATAATGATTCAAgttctaaatttaaaatatcttcctaaaaagaataaaaaaaatatcatatttcacaCTTGATGTAGTTGAGGTTGAATCAGTCTACTCATCTGATTTCTAAACAAGGTTCCATGCTTGCATGCAACGAAGGGAATGATTAAGAAATATATATAGATGTAGATGTGGTCCCACGGAGGCACATTAAGGATAAGATTACttggtttgaaaaaaaaatggaagtaAATTAGCCATGAATTTTACaagtataattattaatattatgatataaaaattaaaatataatattacatgttaaaataatataaatatataaatacatgaaaGTTTATTCAGTATGAATTACAAATacgaaatatattaaaataaatatttaattgcatgattcaaattaatttatttttcattatgatATTATTAGAAGAACCGCAAATTTCAGAAAATATTACTTTCGTTAAACATAAGATCAACATGACAAATAGAAAATGCCTTTATTCAAtaaaactatattttatttattctggCCTTTTGGGTCAATAATTCTAAGATAAAAGGGTCACAGTGGCGgttgtattaaaataatattacgaGAGGTTGGTTAGTAAAGATTAGTCCAACAAAGAGACGGCGGCGGCTGCTCCACCATCACGAGATAAAAGCCTTCTAATATTCGCTTGGTGGGCCGGCTAATGGCTATCGGCCTCACGCGTTATCACTAATTTTTTAATAggataaaatattaaagaaaataaagtttttttcctcaaagaaaaaaagaaaagaaagtttaatTATTCAGATGTCAAATTTCACGCTAAATCAGAATTCTTATATAACTttgagatttattttttaattattatatttaaagtcatatattgggtttttttttatatacaatgataatttttatatCGCTCAATAAGTGGTTTAATTTAAGATAGCATCACATatctgaatataaaaaaaaagtttcatcTTACTTTTTGATTTTCTAAAATGATAATTGGTTCATTCATCTTGTTTGTTAGAGATTTTAGATACTtggatttgttattctcttgagaGGAGTAAAGTAAGTAAGAGAATGGGAACTCTTACATGTAGCTTAATGTTGACCTTTAGGTTTCTGCAAATAATGAATTGGATTCCCACTCTGCTTCAAATAATGACTGCTTTTCCAAATCACTCCCTTTCGTTTTCTACATATCATTTATCTATTTTGccactttatttttttaattatttttctcttaattttcaaattttaatgaaattattatcttaaatattaaaattttaataacactGATATGATATTTTACTTGATAATTTATGCGTATTTTATTGTTaatgtagatttttttttttacttcataagaactttttcaaaaaatttgaaaaccttttttttatttatgtattttataaagcACACATAAACTATCTCATGGTTATCAtactaaaatcataaaaaaattaacagtttattttcattcaaaaaataataaatcaattaaattttgaGAGTTGAAAATTGCAGTGATtttaaaaaatgtcaaattttgctattagacCTTCTGGTTTTCgaaaagttgtagatttagtacATGTACTTTAATTTGTTTAGTTTTAGTCATTGCACTTTTcgaattgatcaattttagtctctatacttttcaaattttgatattttagccTTGACCAAACGGTAGTAGTTAAATTTGGGGTAAACTACCTAGTTGATCACCCAACTTTTAGggcactttcattttggtcacccaaaatgAAATCCTTGCAATTTGATCATAGAGCTTTTAGggtgttttcattttagtcacccaagcATTATATCTCTAACAGTGGTTAACTGAACATGCCACATCATGTTTACATTTTcattttgtgtaacaccccctaaccctaaaccgtctCAAGAATAGGGTTATGAAGTATTACCGGACATTACAAACAACTTACGAATATTATACAAGTAattaacatttacaatttaatgCATTCATTAAGACTTTTTCATGGACCCTCGAGGCACAATAATTATGACGATAATGATGATAGGGAAAATACCAATTCAAATTGATTGCATTCAAAAAGATGTTATGGCATGGATCGAAATTATAAATTCTCCCATTTTCAGCTATTAAATAATAGTTAAGTACTTGAAAAGCCTGTTTTAAATTGTCAAGCTCCAAATATTTCGCTAGAAAAATACCTTATGATAGTCAATATGGGGCCTCACCACCCATCAATGCATGGTGTTCTTCGTCACATCGTTACTCTAGATGGTGAAGATGTTGTTGACTGTGAACCAATATTAGGTTATTTACACAGAGGAATGGAAAAAATTGCGGAAAACCGAACAATTATACAATATTTGCCTTATGTAACGTGTTGGGATTATTTAGCCCAAAATACGAATTAGAAGTGAATCAAGACTTGATTGGGTGCTCCGGaaatttttcgtaattttttttgaactgaatataactcatttataaacatctaaccttccctgcaatttcaaaccacaaccaatccaaaaccaatggcacaaccaaaacaatttataatttatttctactcaaatttcaaccaaatttagacataactatctaaatttcattataaaaccctaatttcaaaattcttgcaatttagttCCTACTATGTAAAACTAATAGCttcatttacaatttaatcctttaatcaattctaactaaaaattcattcaattaaacccctaattcaacaatttgttcaacatgaatcatgttcaaaaatctaagaacttccaaaatttcaacttaaattcaacaaaactttattctaaagcttctaaaatatcaaaattaatagaaaaaggCTTAATTAACTTACTAAAATAAGCTTTAAgcattaaaaccctaatttttcctttttcttttctttctcctttctttctcccTTTTCGTTTGAGCTTCCTGTTTCTTTTatgctttgtttctttttttaacctttgttttatttactttccttatattatatttgtttattaatttaataataatataatatataattataacaaatatctattacttaaataataaataaattaaatacatatattacaaatatacatattttaatgaaCACTTGTATTTTGTTATCACCTTACActtgtctttatttattttatttcataatataataattaataaatatcttttacttattatttaagaaaatatacaaatatattacaaGTGTATTTTCGtgtattttacacatttttattatcattaccatacatttgtcactattttaatttatttaataataatgatttaatataaaatcataataataattaataataataattatatataatatataatctaagAAAAATCTTTTTCTTCCCATTTGCCGCCTCGcctaatgaaataaacatagtTTCCTATTTAAtccactttattttattttaatctataaataaaattttaccctttattcaatttagtcctttttgctaattactctaaattaagttaaattcacttaataaaaatctaattagacaccttactagactcataaatatttctaataatattTACTAATTCGATTTACTAAGATGAAGACCCGATATTGCACTTTTTTGAtgcctgtgaattttgggtcattacattttggtcacccaacttttacGTTGCTTTCATTTGGGTCacccaaaatatattttttaaaagtactaattggaataaagaaaatcaattattaaagtaaaaaaaagtgatagaaacaaaaataatacacaaaaattgtcaaattgtacttgttaTCCTATTGCCAAAATATtagatttctcttttttttaatattaaatttttaaatttcaaaatatcaaaataaattgaattaattgttgaAAGTTTTTTTTCCATTGATAATGTCAACGATTTGTTACTATAACATtaaaaccaattaatttaatctccttttaaacttttaaatttcattttatgtttCTTGATTGTCCTTAAAGAAATCAACTCTTTAagtcatatttaataattgtctatGAAACTTAAATTTGTTTTGATCACATAATCTTCAATCTTCCATTCTAAgctaaaagtaaaggaaaaaaaactcgcaattaattaaattaattgtttgttcTTCGTTTGGGTAAAGAAgtgatgaaaaaattatttacttttaattaaataattaattgtaagaatttttatttacttttaactTAGCATGGAAGATTCAAGGTTATATAAtcaaaataagttaattaattgataatttccTATTAGTTGGACTGCCCTCGACTACTCAACTTCTCAGACTAAACACCCACTATGAGACTACCCATTAATAGAAAGAACGTCCCCATTCATCAAGCTTCTTGTTTCCATGGTTTGTGTAACACCACTTGCTTGACCCGATTGTCGGGTTTGAGTTATAGGATGCTACATTCGTTGCCAGAGCAACTATAGTCAAAACTTATAGTAAAATAATCATTCACGAGTCTTATTCTAGCTTACGAGTCTTATTCGAGTCAAACATCAAACATGATCaaattacattaataaattatttacgaGTCTTattcgagcttacgaaagctcttttgtcaACCCAAACTCGAAATATGACCAActtgtaaagtttttaaaatgaatgGATTGACATCGCGACTTCATCTAGTTCTCATCACGACGTGGCCATCTCAACATGTCAAATCGCAACAACAAGCCCTAGCTCGTCACAGTGTCACTCACTATAATGGCAACATTGCGATGTCCAAAATGCGGTGTCCCTACGTGACCcctatttttgttaaaatgaatccttttggtacctatttcaagttcaataaaaaattacaacATTTTCACCAAATACGAATTTTCTTTGAATCAAAACAATACCAAAGACATGCCAAATAGTTCAAGCATTTATGTTCAAGTCCTTAACAAGTCTATCACTACTTATACACCATTTAAATCTAAACAATTCAATGTCATTACAAACAACAATCAAGTCATGAAATCATCAAACCTTACCTATGCTAAACCATCTTGAAATATgtcatttcaatttcattataACCGGTTAAGAACACATAAACATATTCATAACTCATAGGCATTACACATAACTATCAACTATTAACTTTAGGTCACATTTACGAGCATACTTCAAGTTAATAATGTTCAATTACGATTCCATCTCACTCACCATCAAACAAGTAACCATTTCTTcctcatttcataccattccatAGTCTAACATATAGATATAAATCATCACATCATTTTATACAAAAGCACACCTACTGTAATGACCTGAAATTTTCGGGTACCGGAAATCGAGTTTTTAGTTTACTATTTCAGAAAATTGGGTTcgtgaatatttattagaaatattcaCGAATATTAGATGAGAGATTAATTAGATTTTGGCTAGgcgaattagcttgaattaaggttaatttagtgaaaggactagattgaatatagtgtaaaagtttaattataaactaaagaaaagtgaagggactaaattagtaaataaaccaaaaaaggGGCAAATGTGTggtataaattaatacatttgtaataattgtatttatacaaatgtaaaatatatatgtatttatttatattttaagaataagatatttaatatataatatattataataatataatagaatagttaaaataaaataaagaaataaagaaaagaaagaacagagaatgaaaacgaaatagaaaggaaagaaaaagggaaagaaaaagaaaggaaaaatagggttttaaggtttgaagcttaattggtaagttaatttagtccattttcttgtaattttgattttttagaatATTAGAACAaagttctacttgaattatgttgaaatttagaaagttatgaaattttagatgttaattaagttgaaaaaatagatgaattatgagataaaatgatagaaatttaaGTTAAAAGTGGGAgatggattgaattgtaaaaagagatataagttttgttatagtagggactaaattgtctaaattgtagaaataatgTTTTATGGAGGAAGTTAAGTTCTAAAACCTGTTAAAAATGGATTAGAATGAAAATATGTGATTGGTTTTGAAGGAAAAGAATTAGCTAtaacttaaggactaaattggaatttatgtaAAAGTTGTGTAGAAATTGAAATGTATAGTGTGAaatggtatattgatgattttaaatgttaatttttccgTAGCTAATGTAGCACAGGAAACGTCAtcaaaaaagggaaaagagaaagtgagcgAAGATAACAAATAAACTCGAGAActatggtttgtatttctataaaccgaacttAGTAATtgtttattgtatttattatttaaaattgcatgAAATATGAAAATGAGGTAAGAATTGTTATCTTACTGAACTATTTTGAAATGTGAAcgtttaaattaaaaagaaactgaaatccctattaacagtgtcgggctagtcgaaTATAATtgtcatgccataggattggaagtgtttagggatattccgactttgtgtcgatgaggcactataagtgtcaACTACTGTGTAATGACCTGAAATTCACGAgcaccggaaaagtgagttatagggcctccgtcttagtgaaataatttcgaaaataattattaaaaatatttatgagcctaaaaaaaataaaataaaaaatttggaatactcgaacaagtctcgttctacttttaataccgtttgaacttcgagagtgcaagatagggacttaattattacattatactatgaaagttatattaattgtaaattattcgtaagttgtctgatatgtccggtaatgcctcataacctcgttccggtaacggtttggggttagggggtgttacaattgttggtatcagagctatcaggtttagccgattgtgagtttagaagtacatgccactgtcgagtcgaaattgagtcgggatttttggatgctaatgtatttatttgattttgttttatagataaaatgtcaGATGAAAGAATGGATAATGTTGAACAGGAAATGTATACTAGAAGTCGAGAATTAGAAGAAACTGAATCTGTTACACCTGGTGTGAATCCGTTAAATAATCAATCTCCTAATGTAGGGAGAGAAAGAAATACCTCACAAGTGTTAAGAGATATAGCTGATGCATTACAGCATATAGTGAGAGCTATACCTACTACTACATCTGTACCTACTGTCAGACAGGCTCCGATTAAAGAGCTATGAAAATATGGTGCCACGGAATTTCAGGGATTAAAAGGAGCTGATCCATCCGTTGCTGAAAATTGGATAGAAACAACAAAAAGAGTTTTGCAACAATTAGACTGCACCCCCCGAGAGAGTCTGATATGTGCTGTATCACTGTTACAAGGAGAAGCGTATCTCTGGTGGGAATCTGTGGTTAGACATTTGCCGGATGATCAGGTAACTTGGGActtgtttcaaaaagaatttcagaagaagtatATTGGGGAATTGTACAtcgaagagaaaaagcaagagttTTTAGTGTTGAAACAGGGGAATATGTCAGTACTGGATTACGACCGAGAGTTCTCTAGATTGAGCAGGTATGCTTTAGAATATGTTCCAACCGAGACTGATAGTTGTAAA
It includes:
- the LOC107924668 gene encoding heptahelical transmembrane protein 4 isoform X1: MCSMEVPEDMDTTAESVEICLVSPPMDGTGKRLWKKVKYQLVEYHSLPGFLRDNEYILGHYRSEWPMKQILLSIFRIHNETLNVWTHLIGFFIFLSLTIYTAMKVPKVVDLHALQQITDVLRKADLHKLQAEILTCLPSLPNIPDLHKLPEELKTSIPLMDLIPSLSSWHVMEHLYSCLPELSSAGNHIDPHVLESVKEPITRWPFFAFLGGAMFCLLASSTCHLLSCHSERLSYIMLRLDYAGIAALIATSFYPPVYYSFMCDPFFCNLYLGSITILGIATILFSLLPVFEKPEFRSTRASLFFGMGMSGVAPIIHKLILFWHQPEALYTTLYEILMGLLYGMGALVYALRIPERWMPGKFDIAGHSHQLFHILVVAGAITHYKAGLVYLKWRDLNGC
- the LOC107924668 gene encoding heptahelical transmembrane protein ADIPOR3 isoform X2; the protein is MCSMEVPEDMDTTAESVEICLVSPPMDGTGKRLWKKVPKVVDLHALQQITDVLRKADLHKLQAEILTCLPSLPNIPDLHKLPEELKTSIPLMDLIPSLSSWHVMEHLYSCLPELSSAGNHIDPHVLESVKEPITRWPFFAFLGGAMFCLLASSTCHLLSCHSERLSYIMLRLDYAGIAALIATSFYPPVYYSFMCDPFFCNLYLGSITILGIATILFSLLPVFEKPEFRSTRASLFFGMGMSGVAPIIHKLILFWHQPEALYTTLYEILMGLLYGMGALVYALRIPERWMPGKFDIAGHSHQLFHILVVAGAITHYKAGLVYLKWRDLNGC
- the LOC107924668 gene encoding heptahelical transmembrane protein ADIPOR3 isoform X3 yields the protein MKVPKVVDLHALQQITDVLRKADLHKLQAEILTCLPSLPNIPDLHKLPEELKTSIPLMDLIPSLSSWHVMEHLYSCLPELSSAGNHIDPHVLESVKEPITRWPFFAFLGGAMFCLLASSTCHLLSCHSERLSYIMLRLDYAGIAALIATSFYPPVYYSFMCDPFFCNLYLGSITILGIATILFSLLPVFEKPEFRSTRASLFFGMGMSGVAPIIHKLILFWHQPEALYTTLYEILMGLLYGMGALVYALRIPERWMPGKFDIAGHSHQLFHILVVAGAITHYKAGLVYLKWRDLNGC
- the LOC107924668 gene encoding heptahelical transmembrane protein 4 isoform X4, whose product is MDLIPSLSSWHVMEHLYSCLPELSSAGNHIDPHVLESVKEPITRWPFFAFLGGAMFCLLASSTCHLLSCHSERLSYIMLRLDYAGIAALIATSFYPPVYYSFMCDPFFCNLYLGSITILGIATILFSLLPVFEKPEFRSTRASLFFGMGMSGVAPIIHKLILFWHQPEALYTTLYEILMGLLYGMGALVYALRIPERWMPGKFDIAGHSHQLFHILVVAGAITHYKAGLVYLKWRDLNGC